A genomic region of Gemmata massiliana contains the following coding sequences:
- a CDS encoding zf-HC2 domain-containing protein, whose amino-acid sequence MNCEHCQTLLLDHLYGLLEGSEAAEVDAHLANCPQCSDARAETARVQGLFARAAKSAFPNTKFEPPAPAPQKSHTRTPALAAPSVPLSQAPADHQSGRMLRRLAVALPWAVAVAVLIAIPGTVVPVLNIHERAAVAQRGAEVADREADDAKLAVASAQNVRDSRLKEAELKLTTAEQGQVALLDKWMDAQKAAVEATTNRKLTIDVQKPATVQPGAPNDFFVVVRDERDVWASRRKMVAEVRSSDAVLYTQELDHEKRGNRHEIRLPASVWTKVKPDDDLTLVVAQVDEKTNVRTPIQEVRLAGPVFTTLLVTDKHTYRPGERLFFRSLTLDRVTLRPPQREQVLRYDLVSGNNHFGRPLPGLVAVGCTDLVRVTGGANGRVEPIRTADGRPIRGVGCGEFVLPADLADGDYTLVLHELPQPSGGFTPTLPMPVTRTVKVRSGTADHYGKLIGFAGKSFCPGDTVEAWADLSFQEKPVADAEVTGVAVEVDGMALDGVEVAPRTDAQGRAKVRFALPEELTNGDVRLKVAFRAGGRSEMVADRVPVVGRRLIVEFFPESGDKIVAGVSCKVYVRATTPAGQPVDISGIITDGKETLATVKTLRDDGTPGANRGLASFTFTPQAGIRTWLKLDAPNTVYAPIVDGPVHTSSVALVGGAGAVAARTGFVLPETQLEGVVMSVPDAITTPGQPIRVHLHSVGRSRTLVVGAYIRGRLCDTQRVTVEPEQLTEVKLMAGTDPLTGGRGGVVRITAFEEMDPKDVKGGDEKPDLKPVAERLVFRRPGEVLNLALGVTPSLQTGFAQAAPQSSAKRVVAADDSVTCTISATDEKNNPVAAILWAAVVNTGAAPGAKDRTMPTHFLLAGDVKSPEELEFADFLLTDHKLAGEALDLVLGTQGWRRFAEQAKLAGKSPVPPARNQELTRMMVQNGQYQVFAEPTTAREYRRIAETYAPLYESAVQAVGRARTSLKAAHDDTRDTVVIREAERVATSAARTADEKHERAEGAREPIRQFRSAVWYGVAGFAALALLCGGVAVARPQTRFPLGASTIGSFGLAAFLFVAAGWGHEVQAKPILQAEAAHPVDSVFNSAADAPVAPQPHMKLAQQFDAVTVGAAPTQLQNFGAKNDGPEKSSFAPPGTPVPASGGAKVESFGGPPSKSAGFAPSSPNPPLGVPAAPPNMGRMPDGRGGYGGGGPGGLTTPSPARPETRPEAKPGAPKALAGGATGWNPMSRSGVTIGDLTQHRPMGTVGGFVGGPTVYNERVDSLRKDNDKVARYTSERQRVITESLDACLAARGAAGIAQDNMMAQTAQDASRVEVLALQQLRAAATPTTPLVVREFAAPRPGFASFSDSMMDAPDTILWQPVIVLPADGRTTLNFQLGNAPGGYRLIVAGHTADGRLGEARMVILAPSAQTVNAPTKLAPNGPAAPLAPAAPTAPPKP is encoded by the coding sequence ATGAACTGCGAACACTGCCAAACCCTGTTGCTCGACCACCTGTACGGTCTCCTCGAAGGGAGCGAGGCCGCGGAGGTTGATGCGCACCTCGCGAACTGCCCCCAGTGCAGCGACGCGCGTGCCGAAACCGCTCGCGTTCAGGGATTGTTCGCGCGCGCTGCGAAATCCGCGTTCCCGAACACGAAATTCGAGCCGCCGGCCCCCGCGCCGCAGAAGTCGCACACCCGCACGCCGGCCCTCGCCGCCCCGTCCGTTCCACTTTCGCAGGCGCCCGCCGACCACCAAAGTGGCCGCATGTTGCGCCGGTTGGCCGTTGCGCTCCCGTGGGCCGTGGCCGTCGCGGTGCTGATCGCGATCCCGGGAACCGTTGTGCCGGTTCTGAACATTCACGAGCGCGCCGCGGTCGCCCAGCGTGGGGCGGAAGTCGCGGACCGCGAAGCGGACGACGCCAAACTCGCGGTCGCCAGCGCCCAGAACGTGCGCGATAGCCGGCTGAAGGAAGCGGAACTCAAACTCACGACCGCGGAACAGGGGCAGGTCGCGCTCCTTGATAAGTGGATGGACGCGCAAAAGGCTGCGGTCGAGGCCACGACCAACCGCAAGCTCACGATCGACGTGCAGAAGCCCGCGACCGTTCAGCCGGGCGCGCCCAACGACTTCTTCGTCGTCGTGCGGGACGAGCGCGACGTGTGGGCGTCGCGCCGGAAGATGGTCGCCGAGGTGCGCAGCAGCGACGCGGTCCTCTACACCCAGGAACTCGACCACGAGAAGCGCGGGAACCGGCACGAGATCCGGCTCCCCGCCAGCGTGTGGACGAAGGTGAAGCCGGACGACGACCTCACGCTCGTCGTCGCTCAGGTGGACGAGAAGACCAACGTCCGCACGCCGATCCAGGAAGTGCGGCTCGCCGGCCCCGTGTTCACCACGCTCCTCGTGACGGACAAGCACACGTACCGGCCCGGCGAGCGCCTCTTCTTCCGCTCGCTCACACTCGACCGCGTCACGCTCCGGCCGCCGCAGCGCGAACAGGTGCTCCGCTACGACCTCGTCTCCGGGAACAACCACTTCGGGCGCCCGCTCCCCGGTCTGGTTGCGGTGGGCTGCACCGACCTCGTGCGCGTGACCGGCGGCGCGAACGGGCGCGTCGAGCCGATTCGTACTGCCGACGGGCGCCCGATTCGCGGCGTCGGGTGCGGCGAGTTCGTGCTCCCCGCGGACCTCGCGGACGGCGACTACACGCTCGTCCTCCACGAGCTCCCTCAACCCTCGGGCGGGTTCACGCCCACGCTCCCGATGCCGGTCACTCGAACCGTGAAGGTCCGAAGCGGCACGGCGGACCACTACGGCAAGCTGATCGGGTTCGCGGGCAAGTCCTTCTGCCCGGGCGACACCGTCGAGGCATGGGCGGACCTGAGCTTCCAGGAAAAACCTGTCGCGGATGCGGAAGTGACCGGGGTCGCGGTCGAAGTCGACGGCATGGCCCTCGACGGGGTGGAGGTCGCGCCGCGGACCGACGCCCAGGGGCGCGCGAAAGTCCGCTTCGCGCTGCCGGAGGAGTTGACCAACGGCGACGTGCGCCTGAAGGTCGCGTTCCGGGCCGGCGGGCGCAGCGAAATGGTCGCGGACCGCGTGCCCGTGGTCGGTCGGCGCCTCATCGTCGAGTTCTTCCCGGAGTCCGGAGACAAGATCGTCGCGGGCGTGTCGTGCAAGGTGTACGTTCGCGCCACCACGCCCGCCGGTCAGCCGGTGGACATTAGCGGGATCATCACCGACGGTAAGGAAACGCTCGCGACCGTCAAAACGCTCCGCGACGACGGGACGCCCGGCGCGAACCGCGGGCTGGCCTCGTTCACCTTCACGCCGCAAGCCGGAATCCGCACGTGGTTGAAGCTCGACGCGCCGAACACGGTTTACGCGCCCATTGTGGACGGGCCGGTTCACACGTCATCGGTCGCCCTCGTGGGCGGGGCGGGCGCGGTTGCCGCACGGACCGGCTTCGTGCTCCCGGAGACGCAACTCGAAGGCGTGGTGATGAGCGTGCCGGACGCGATCACGACGCCGGGCCAACCGATTCGCGTTCACCTGCACTCGGTCGGCCGCTCGCGCACGCTGGTCGTGGGGGCGTACATTCGGGGACGGCTCTGCGACACGCAGCGCGTGACGGTCGAACCCGAACAGCTCACGGAAGTGAAGCTGATGGCCGGTACGGACCCGCTCACCGGCGGACGGGGCGGCGTGGTCCGCATCACCGCGTTCGAGGAGATGGACCCCAAGGACGTGAAGGGTGGCGACGAGAAGCCCGACCTGAAGCCGGTGGCGGAGCGCCTCGTTTTCCGGCGCCCCGGTGAGGTTCTCAACCTGGCCCTCGGTGTTACCCCCAGTTTGCAGACGGGTTTCGCACAAGCGGCCCCTCAAAGTTCAGCGAAACGTGTAGTGGCCGCGGACGACAGCGTGACTTGCACGATCTCCGCGACCGACGAGAAGAACAACCCCGTGGCCGCGATTTTGTGGGCGGCGGTGGTCAACACGGGCGCGGCGCCGGGCGCGAAGGACCGCACGATGCCGACGCACTTCCTGCTCGCGGGCGACGTGAAGAGCCCCGAAGAACTGGAGTTCGCCGACTTCCTGCTGACCGATCACAAGCTCGCGGGTGAAGCACTCGACCTCGTGCTCGGCACGCAGGGCTGGCGCCGGTTCGCGGAGCAAGCGAAGTTGGCGGGCAAGTCCCCGGTTCCCCCCGCGCGGAACCAGGAACTGACCCGGATGATGGTACAGAACGGCCAGTACCAGGTGTTCGCCGAACCGACCACGGCGCGCGAGTACCGCAGGATCGCCGAGACGTATGCCCCGCTTTACGAGAGCGCGGTTCAGGCCGTCGGTCGGGCGCGGACCAGTTTGAAAGCGGCCCACGATGACACCCGCGACACGGTGGTGATCCGCGAAGCCGAGCGCGTTGCGACCTCTGCGGCGCGAACCGCGGACGAGAAGCACGAACGCGCGGAAGGCGCCCGTGAACCGATCCGACAGTTCCGCTCCGCAGTGTGGTACGGGGTCGCCGGGTTCGCCGCGCTCGCGCTCCTGTGCGGTGGGGTTGCTGTGGCGCGCCCCCAAACGCGGTTCCCGCTCGGGGCGAGTACGATCGGTTCTTTCGGGCTGGCCGCGTTCCTCTTCGTCGCTGCGGGGTGGGGGCACGAGGTACAGGCGAAGCCGATCCTACAGGCGGAAGCGGCTCACCCCGTAGATTCGGTGTTTAACTCGGCCGCGGACGCGCCTGTGGCTCCGCAGCCCCACATGAAGTTGGCGCAGCAATTTGACGCGGTCACCGTGGGTGCTGCTCCCACACAGTTGCAGAACTTCGGGGCGAAAAATGACGGCCCCGAGAAGTCGAGCTTCGCCCCGCCCGGAACACCTGTTCCGGCGAGTGGAGGGGCCAAAGTCGAATCGTTTGGGGGACCGCCGTCCAAGTCGGCCGGTTTCGCGCCTTCGTCGCCGAATCCGCCTTTAGGCGTGCCGGCTGCTCCGCCGAACATGGGCCGTATGCCTGATGGGAGAGGTGGGTACGGGGGCGGTGGGCCGGGGGGCCTGACGACCCCTTCGCCCGCGCGCCCGGAGACGCGCCCCGAAGCGAAACCGGGGGCGCCGAAAGCACTTGCCGGCGGAGCAACCGGTTGGAACCCGATGAGCCGCAGTGGGGTCACGATCGGTGATCTTACCCAGCACCGTCCGATGGGGACCGTGGGGGGCTTTGTTGGCGGGCCGACGGTGTACAACGAGCGCGTCGATTCTCTGAGGAAGGACAACGACAAAGTTGCGCGGTACACGAGTGAGCGCCAGCGGGTGATTACCGAGTCGCTGGACGCGTGCCTGGCCGCACGAGGGGCGGCCGGGATCGCACAGGACAACATGATGGCTCAAACCGCGCAGGACGCATCGCGGGTCGAAGTGCTCGCGCTCCAACAGCTCCGGGCCGCCGCCACGCCGACCACGCCGCTCGTCGTGCGCGAGTTCGCGGCCCCGCGCCCCGGATTCGCTTCGTTTTCCGACTCGATGATGGACGCGCCGGACACGATTCTCTGGCAGCCCGTCATCGTTCTTCCGGCGGACGGGCGGACCACGCTGAACTTTCAACTCGGCAACGCGCCGGGCGGCTACCGACTGATCGTCGCCGGGCACACCGCCGACGGGCGGCTCGGAGAGGCCCGCATGGTCATCCTTGCCCCGTCCGCACAAACGGTAAATGCGCCCACGAAGCTGGCACCGAATGGGCCAGCGGCACCGCTCGCACCGGCCGCGCCGACCGCGCCGCCGAAACCGTGA
- a CDS encoding TIGR03000 domain-containing protein, whose translation MRAFGLAVATCLVLPSIGSAQHVFLGVGVTHGYPYGPRVAPAWSYPGLYGGPFVGYPPPLRYGYGGVAGYGYGYPGLGYGYPGYYGFGYPYFGSPGRAGSVWSNGLSLYGPPVPVYGPVPGVFGNNDLVRQWRATPGFAGYGWVGIYAASPRPRHLNVSVWPTVEQFSSGPVAPVPAAKNGGGLILSGKAPQPPADVFGDGKKTAKPGTDRIFESPPLEAGQAYKYTITARWLERGQTVEMSREVTGAPGEVVRVDFVTGK comes from the coding sequence ATGCGCGCGTTCGGTTTGGCGGTCGCGACGTGCCTGGTGCTACCCAGCATCGGGAGCGCCCAACACGTCTTCCTCGGTGTGGGGGTGACCCACGGATACCCCTACGGTCCGCGGGTCGCGCCCGCGTGGAGCTACCCCGGGCTTTACGGCGGCCCGTTCGTCGGGTACCCGCCGCCCCTCCGCTACGGCTACGGCGGGGTCGCCGGGTACGGCTACGGGTACCCCGGCCTCGGGTACGGTTACCCCGGGTACTACGGATTCGGGTACCCGTACTTCGGGTCGCCGGGGCGCGCGGGGAGCGTGTGGTCGAACGGGCTGAGCCTCTACGGTCCGCCGGTGCCCGTGTACGGCCCGGTCCCGGGGGTGTTCGGCAACAACGACCTCGTGCGGCAGTGGCGCGCCACGCCCGGGTTCGCCGGGTACGGGTGGGTGGGGATCTACGCCGCCTCGCCGCGCCCGCGACACCTGAACGTGTCCGTGTGGCCCACGGTGGAGCAGTTCAGCAGCGGTCCCGTCGCGCCCGTACCCGCGGCGAAGAACGGCGGGGGCCTCATCCTGTCCGGGAAGGCCCCGCAACCCCCGGCCGACGTGTTTGGGGACGGGAAGAAGACCGCGAAGCCCGGCACCGATCGCATCTTCGAGTCCCCGCCACTCGAAGCGGGGCAGGCGTACAAGTACACGATCACGGCGCGCTGGCTGGAACGCGGACAGACGGTGGAAATGTCGCGCGAGGTGACCGGTGCGCCGGGCGAGGTGGTCCGCGTGGACTTCGTGACGGGGAAGTGA
- a CDS encoding DUF1501 domain-containing protein: MHFPLSRREMLLRTANGFGAAALAALLEQDGRAVDAARPPNDPFAPKKPHFAAKAKSVIFLFMDGGPSQVDTFDPKPALEKYHGKPFPTKVEPTQFNNVGNTLASPWKFKKYGQCGMPVSDLFPHVGARADDLAVIRSMVANFSEHTNANYFWHSGHGQQGRPSFGSWVTYGLGSESRDLPGFVVLGSGLIPPGGVDCFGNGFLPASYQGSIFRNGAHPVADITPPGGESAKTRTAKRDLLRKLDAAAKDKFGDSDPLDAAIANYELAFRMQTAVPELADLSKETTETQKLYGLDDPKTEIFGRQCLVARRLVQRGVRFVELLCPNLGHDRWDQHSNLKRGHEENARAVDKPIAGLLADLKRTGLLNETLVIWGGEFGRTPVAQGSDGRDHNPFGFSMWMAGGGTKGGTIYGETDDFGYHAVKDKVQVHDLHATALHLLGFDHKKLTYRFGGRDMRLTDVHGELIEKVLA, from the coding sequence ATGCACTTCCCCCTTTCGCGCCGCGAAATGCTCCTCCGTACCGCCAACGGGTTCGGCGCCGCCGCGCTCGCGGCCCTGCTGGAGCAGGACGGGCGCGCCGTTGATGCGGCCCGGCCCCCTAACGACCCGTTCGCCCCGAAGAAGCCTCACTTCGCGGCGAAGGCGAAGTCGGTCATCTTCCTGTTCATGGACGGCGGGCCGAGCCAGGTCGACACGTTCGACCCCAAACCGGCGCTCGAAAAGTACCACGGCAAACCGTTCCCCACGAAGGTGGAACCGACGCAGTTCAACAACGTCGGCAACACGCTCGCCAGCCCGTGGAAGTTCAAGAAGTACGGCCAGTGCGGGATGCCCGTGAGCGACCTGTTCCCGCACGTCGGCGCCCGCGCGGACGACCTCGCGGTGATCCGCTCGATGGTCGCCAACTTCTCCGAGCACACCAACGCGAACTACTTCTGGCACAGCGGCCACGGCCAGCAGGGGCGCCCGAGCTTCGGCTCCTGGGTGACTTACGGTTTAGGGAGCGAGAGCCGCGACCTCCCCGGCTTCGTCGTCCTCGGGAGCGGGCTGATCCCGCCCGGCGGCGTCGACTGCTTCGGCAACGGGTTCCTGCCCGCGTCGTACCAGGGGTCCATCTTCCGTAACGGCGCGCACCCGGTCGCGGACATCACCCCGCCCGGTGGCGAGAGCGCGAAAACGCGGACCGCCAAGCGCGACCTGCTCCGCAAGCTCGACGCGGCGGCGAAGGACAAGTTCGGCGACAGCGACCCGCTCGACGCGGCCATCGCGAACTACGAGCTGGCGTTCCGGATGCAAACGGCGGTGCCCGAACTCGCGGACCTGAGCAAGGAGACCACCGAGACGCAGAAGCTCTACGGCCTCGACGACCCGAAGACCGAAATATTCGGGCGCCAGTGCCTCGTCGCCCGGCGCCTCGTTCAGCGCGGGGTGCGCTTCGTGGAACTGCTCTGCCCGAACCTCGGGCACGACCGCTGGGACCAGCACTCGAACCTGAAGCGCGGGCACGAGGAGAACGCCCGGGCCGTGGACAAGCCCATCGCGGGGCTGCTCGCCGACCTGAAGCGAACGGGGCTGCTGAACGAAACGCTCGTCATTTGGGGCGGCGAGTTCGGGCGCACGCCGGTCGCCCAGGGCAGCGACGGGCGCGACCACAACCCGTTCGGGTTCTCGATGTGGATGGCCGGCGGTGGAACGAAGGGCGGCACGATCTACGGTGAAACCGACGACTTCGGGTACCACGCGGTGAAGGACAAGGTACAGGTCCACGACCTCCACGCGACCGCGCTGCACCTGCTCGGCTTCGACCACAAGAAACTGACCTACCGCTTCGGCGGGCGCGACATGCGCCTCACCGACGTCCACGGCGAACTGATCGAGAAAGTGCTGGCATAA
- a CDS encoding DUF1559 domain-containing protein, with amino-acid sequence MRFALRTGGFAVVAALAAAVTALQPDAAPQSSSLSAAQPGDLPADLALVPADAVGFVHVGLAELWKNEVMDGFRKTWEKAGPKALSALDAQFIPAPSSIARGTAFVMLDDKKKPQAVGILAFSVAFDPAKVVKLYLPNNTTEKVGSKTVYRTPDHEVELYFPDNKHIVVGYGGSLNYYLSKEPAKDGPLAPAIKLAASGKVLVASADISALPIPPNAFKDVPPEGRAILQAKQLTLAVDLGADARVDLRATYADAAAAQGAEKAVKDLAELGRKELAKSKKELEDKLYDPKIKSPRPPSDLPEAMATVFGLGAINRLDEILTDPKFITRNNAELALAVPLPKELLVVGSGFVALGAALVLPAVQKVREAAARMQSSNNLKQLGLAIHNYHDANGHLPQDIVDKNGKPILSWRVAILPYIEQANLYNQFKLDEPWDSANNKPLSQAMIKVFVSPNGAFPDKPEFGVTHYRAVSGPGAAFEAGKKLKLTDFTDGTSNTIMVIETNDTVPWAKPGDYPFDPKKPLPKIAPAGAQKVFQALFGDGSVRAISTAVDEKTLKAFFTRAGGEVINEKDE; translated from the coding sequence ATGCGATTCGCACTCCGAACCGGCGGCTTCGCCGTCGTCGCGGCGCTGGCCGCGGCGGTGACCGCGTTACAGCCCGACGCGGCCCCGCAATCGAGCTCTCTCTCCGCGGCGCAACCAGGCGACCTCCCGGCGGACCTCGCGCTCGTCCCGGCCGATGCGGTCGGGTTCGTCCACGTCGGGCTCGCGGAACTGTGGAAGAACGAGGTGATGGACGGGTTCCGCAAGACGTGGGAAAAGGCCGGACCGAAGGCCCTTTCCGCCCTAGACGCGCAGTTCATCCCCGCGCCGTCCTCGATCGCGCGCGGCACCGCGTTCGTGATGCTGGACGACAAGAAGAAGCCGCAAGCGGTCGGCATTCTGGCGTTCTCCGTCGCGTTCGATCCGGCGAAAGTGGTGAAGCTGTACCTGCCCAACAACACCACCGAGAAGGTGGGCTCGAAGACGGTGTACCGCACGCCGGACCACGAGGTGGAACTCTACTTCCCCGACAACAAACACATCGTCGTCGGCTACGGCGGGTCGCTCAACTACTACCTCTCCAAAGAACCTGCGAAGGACGGGCCGCTGGCTCCGGCGATCAAGCTCGCCGCGTCCGGCAAGGTGCTGGTCGCCTCGGCCGACATCTCGGCGCTGCCGATCCCGCCGAACGCCTTCAAGGACGTCCCGCCCGAGGGCCGCGCGATCCTGCAAGCGAAGCAGCTCACGCTCGCGGTGGACCTCGGCGCCGACGCCCGGGTCGACCTGCGTGCGACCTACGCGGACGCGGCTGCCGCTCAGGGCGCGGAGAAAGCGGTGAAGGATCTGGCCGAACTGGGCCGCAAGGAACTGGCGAAATCGAAGAAGGAACTGGAAGACAAACTCTACGACCCGAAGATCAAATCCCCGCGCCCGCCGAGCGACCTACCCGAAGCAATGGCCACCGTGTTCGGGCTCGGCGCGATCAACCGGCTCGACGAGATCCTGACCGACCCGAAGTTCATCACCCGCAACAACGCGGAACTCGCGCTGGCGGTGCCGCTGCCCAAGGAACTGCTCGTCGTCGGCAGCGGGTTCGTCGCGCTCGGGGCCGCGCTCGTCCTCCCCGCGGTGCAAAAGGTGCGCGAGGCCGCGGCGCGCATGCAGAGTTCCAACAACCTGAAGCAGCTCGGGCTGGCGATCCACAACTACCACGACGCCAACGGCCACTTGCCCCAGGACATCGTGGACAAGAACGGGAAACCGATTTTGAGCTGGCGCGTCGCGATCCTGCCGTACATCGAGCAAGCCAACCTCTACAACCAGTTCAAACTCGACGAGCCGTGGGACAGTGCCAACAACAAGCCACTCTCGCAGGCGATGATTAAGGTCTTCGTCTCGCCGAACGGCGCCTTCCCCGATAAGCCCGAATTTGGCGTGACGCACTACCGCGCCGTTAGCGGCCCGGGCGCCGCGTTCGAGGCGGGCAAGAAACTCAAGCTGACCGACTTCACCGACGGTACCTCGAACACGATTATGGTGATCGAGACGAACGACACCGTACCGTGGGCGAAGCCGGGTGATTACCCGTTCGATCCGAAGAAGCCGCTCCCGAAGATCGCTCCGGCGGGCGCCCAGAAGGTGTTCCAGGCTCTCTTCGGCGACGGCTCCGTCCGCGCGATCAGCACGGCGGTTGATGAGAAGACGCTCAAGGCCTTCTTCACCCGCGCCGGCGGCGAGGTCATCAACGAGAAGGACGAGTGA
- a CDS encoding DUF1559 family PulG-like putative transporter, producing MSRSPGFRWRATQCAALGLLVAIIVTIAPFGTTQPVSAQPPAGQLPVELRYVPHDAAFFLYADAAKIWSHEATKSFRDADKNTFGLLEGAATKVSGMKITDLKNVVVFYPNLKQPQDTDRVGFILTFTKAFDKKKLEDGLTELLLKNAKIKVSAPDEKTALVLVGLDDEYAKPRLSADDGPLSSAIKAAASGKHALVVGTALGSLPDEIRMDNLPAQVRPFQPIFHATALTATLDLGKSLDLNVRVKTKRAAQAVDAEKALAALAKLLGDELTGELPNLEKGAADNEGLKDVVKALKAVVAAAKGAKFEVDDTEARMTATLPLTDLPLATAYAAGVQAFQAKASVSSSANNLKQIALAMHNYHDANNAFPPAAVCDKKGKPQLSWRVLILPYIEQDALYKEFKLDEPWDSEHNKKLIAKMPKVYAMPGKSKPGDTDTYYRVFVGNGASFDWLMGTSLVGITDGTSNTFMCATGATAVPWTKPDELEFDPEKDNSKLIGLVVNGKAQVAMCDGSVRTLSKIPAKETLNALITRSGGEVIGNDF from the coding sequence ATGAGTCGTTCCCCCGGTTTCCGCTGGCGCGCGACCCAATGCGCCGCGCTCGGTCTACTCGTCGCGATTATCGTTACAATCGCTCCATTCGGCACAACGCAACCTGTTTCTGCGCAACCGCCCGCGGGACAACTTCCAGTTGAACTGCGGTACGTTCCGCACGACGCGGCCTTCTTCCTGTACGCGGACGCCGCCAAAATCTGGTCCCACGAAGCGACCAAGAGCTTCCGCGACGCGGACAAGAACACGTTCGGCCTGCTCGAAGGTGCCGCGACCAAAGTGTCCGGCATGAAGATCACCGATCTCAAAAACGTCGTGGTGTTCTACCCGAACCTCAAGCAACCGCAGGACACCGACCGGGTCGGATTCATCCTCACCTTTACCAAAGCGTTCGACAAAAAGAAATTGGAAGACGGCCTCACGGAGCTGCTCCTCAAGAACGCGAAAATCAAGGTGTCTGCCCCGGACGAAAAGACGGCGCTGGTCCTCGTGGGCCTCGACGACGAGTACGCGAAGCCGCGCCTGTCCGCGGACGACGGCCCGCTCTCGTCGGCCATTAAAGCCGCAGCGAGCGGCAAGCACGCGCTCGTCGTGGGCACCGCGCTCGGTAGCCTCCCGGACGAGATCCGGATGGACAACCTCCCGGCCCAGGTGCGCCCGTTCCAGCCGATCTTCCACGCCACCGCGCTCACGGCCACCCTCGACCTCGGCAAGTCCCTCGACCTCAACGTCCGCGTGAAGACCAAGCGCGCGGCCCAGGCCGTGGACGCGGAGAAGGCCCTCGCCGCCCTCGCCAAACTGCTCGGCGACGAACTCACGGGTGAGCTACCGAACCTCGAAAAAGGCGCGGCCGACAACGAGGGCTTGAAGGACGTGGTGAAGGCACTGAAAGCGGTCGTGGCGGCCGCGAAGGGCGCGAAGTTCGAGGTGGACGACACCGAGGCCCGCATGACCGCGACGCTCCCGCTCACGGACCTCCCGCTCGCCACGGCTTACGCGGCGGGCGTGCAGGCGTTCCAAGCGAAAGCGTCCGTCAGCTCGTCGGCCAACAACCTGAAACAGATCGCGCTGGCCATGCACAACTACCACGACGCGAACAATGCGTTCCCGCCGGCCGCGGTGTGCGACAAGAAGGGCAAGCCGCAACTGAGCTGGCGCGTCCTCATCCTGCCGTACATCGAGCAGGACGCTCTGTACAAGGAGTTCAAGCTCGACGAACCGTGGGACAGCGAGCACAACAAGAAGCTCATCGCCAAAATGCCCAAGGTGTACGCGATGCCGGGCAAATCCAAGCCGGGCGACACGGACACGTACTACCGCGTGTTCGTCGGTAACGGGGCCAGCTTCGACTGGCTCATGGGCACGTCACTCGTCGGAATCACAGACGGCACCTCGAACACGTTCATGTGCGCGACCGGCGCGACCGCGGTCCCGTGGACCAAGCCGGACGAACTGGAGTTCGACCCGGAGAAGGACAACAGCAAGCTGATCGGGCTGGTCGTGAACGGCAAGGCCCAGGTCGCCATGTGCGACGGCTCGGTCCGCACGCTGTCAAAAATACCCGCGAAAGAAACGCTCAACGCGCTCATTACCCGGAGCGGCGGCGAAGTGATCGGCAACGATTTCTAA
- a CDS encoding sigma-70 family RNA polymerase sigma factor, whose protein sequence is MAPVTGRVVSCIRWRARDEWCRDWRAASQGADLVTDSVLPRIAAGDPAAVPDCIARYGGLVWSLARRFLGNPSDAEDAVQDVFIELWKNAGRYDPSRSSEPTYVTMIARRRLIDRKRRTGRAPTAQTLADEPVEPVTVARIDIEDEAAKAAAVLAELREDERRVIQLAVYQGLTHEAIAAQTGLPVGTVKTHIRRGLIRVRERLTAGGGAS, encoded by the coding sequence GTGGCTCCGGTCACGGGCCGCGTTGTTTCGTGCATCCGCTGGCGCGCACGCGACGAATGGTGTCGCGACTGGCGCGCCGCAAGCCAGGGGGCGGATCTGGTGACGGACAGCGTGCTCCCACGGATCGCGGCCGGCGACCCGGCCGCCGTGCCGGACTGCATCGCCCGCTACGGCGGGCTGGTGTGGTCCCTGGCGCGGCGGTTCCTGGGTAACCCCTCTGACGCCGAAGACGCCGTTCAAGACGTGTTCATCGAGCTGTGGAAGAACGCGGGCCGGTACGATCCCTCCCGTTCGTCTGAGCCTACTTACGTAACCATGATCGCACGCCGCCGGTTGATCGACCGGAAACGACGGACCGGCCGCGCCCCGACCGCACAAACGCTGGCCGACGAGCCGGTGGAACCGGTGACGGTCGCGCGAATCGACATCGAGGACGAGGCCGCGAAAGCCGCGGCCGTTCTCGCCGAGTTGCGCGAGGACGAGCGCCGGGTGATCCAGCTCGCTGTTTATCAGGGACTCACGCACGAAGCGATCGCCGCCCAAACCGGGCTGCCGGTCGGTACCGTGAAAACACACATTCGCCGCGGGCTGATCCGCGTGCGCGAGCGGCTCACGGCCGGGGGAGGGGCGTCGTGA